Sequence from the Miscanthus floridulus cultivar M001 chromosome 16, ASM1932011v1, whole genome shotgun sequence genome:
TCTCGACAAATTCCACCGTAAggaaccacaaacttatctacgATCAGTTCGCTAATGCAAGCAAAGTCTGACAGGCTGTAAAGAGAGTTAAAAACGCTCGGTTCCTTCCGGCGCGCGCTAGCCGTTCGATCGACGGGGCGCGCATTTGAGCGGCGGGGGTCTGTCTCCATAGTCCATACCCGTGAAACGTGGCGACCACTTCCATCGGGCCACTCGCCGCCGCTGTGCTCGCGTCaccgcgcgccgccgcccgccccgCTCTTCCCCCGGGACAAGCGATCTCCCCTCCTCTTCGGCCCTTCCCCTTCCCCGTGGGCGAGAGATTTTTTTTTCTCGGTTGCAATGAAGAGTTCTCCATGGGCGGGGGCCCGCCCTGCTGCCGTCGTgcagctcctcctcttcctcgccCACCTCGTCGTCCGCGGCGGCGCTGCCGAGGGAGGCGGGAAGGGCAGCTCGGTGTACCCGGCGGCCGGCGTCTACCCGCATCACTCCCGCCAGATCTCCTGGAAACCCAGGTGGGCAACCCTCATCACCGTTCCATCGCTCGGTTGTTCTCGATTTCATCGAAAACAAATGAGATGTGTCTGACTGGAGATCCATGGTGCTTGTACGGCCCAGGGTGTTCCTGTACCAGCACTTCCTCAGCGACGACGAGGCCAACCACCTCATCTCCCTCGTCGGTGCCACTCTCCCGCCCCCAATCCCACAGAACGCTTGTCTTTGCTTCTCGATAATGCCCCGGACTCGACTGAATTTTGGGATTTGCTCGTTTTCATCTCTTCAGGCGAGAGCGGAGCTCAAGAGGTCGGCGGTCGCTGATAATATGTCCGGCAAGAGCACGCTCAGCGACGTCCGCACCAGCTCCGGCACCTTCCTCAGGAAGGGCCAGGTTAGGCCCTTGTTACTTTCGCTGTTCGGTTAGACTGCCTCTGCTAAACAAAACCCTTTACCCGGGCTGGCATAGCAATCGTGCATGCAAACATTGTTTTATAAAGGACATGCCATAGATATTGCACAATGGAACTGCATCATCCCCAACAAGAGGCATCTCACTAGTTCGAGCATCGCAGATTACCCTTGGAACGTTGGAATGCATACTTTTTCAATGAATGTGTTTGCCTGTTGCTCATCCTAACTAGCGGATATAGTTGCTTTGTGTTCAAATCAGGCTACAACACATTTTAGCCTGTTGGCCATGGTAACTACTTGAATGAACTTTATCGGTGTACAAGATATTGCTGCAGAGGCCAAGAGGGGCAAGCAGAAACCAGAAAATGCTGTTGTGATTGAATGAATGAGAATAGGGAATTCTGAAATATCATATAAAGCTTTCCAATACTGCCATTTAGCCCTATGGCCCGAATTGCTCTatgggtttcatctccataagAGTAGCTAAGTTTTTTCATTGGCTCGCCAAGCCTAACACCCGAATTGCCCTATGGCCCAAATTTATAATTCTGATTGCTGGTACTGCTACTTTGAATCAGAGTTCCTCCTCGCTTTAGGATTACGAGTTCATACCTCTGTGTGTATTTGTGTTTCATCGCATAGGCAGGGAAGAAAATAGTCTTTTGATCGATCTGGTGTATTTGTGAATGCCGAGCATCTCCTTGGCATGCATATTAGAATGAAAGATGGGATTTGACTGTGTCTTTTTGGGAGTTTTTCATGTTTTCTTCCAGCTAAATAGAAGGATGGGGGCGATCTGCTACTGAAACATTTGTATTTTCTTACATCTGGTGACTAATCGTACCTAGTGTCTGAGAATGAGGGTGCAGTATAGTCGGCTGTTGAGGCATTTCTCTTGTTCGCATGGTTCTTACTTGAACAATGCTGCTCAAATTTGTAGGATCCAATTGTTGAGGGTATAGAGAACAAAATTGCTGCATGGACATTCCTTCCAAAAGGTTGTGGTTCTCATTGAGGCATTAACACTGTACTTTTATATTCTTGCGTTTTGGAGGCACAAAAATCCTAATACTAGTGCTTGGCAGATTATCATCACCATTGTTTTTCCTTTTGTTGAATTATATCTAGTGGTTGACAAGTTACATGATAAGAGTACAGCTCACAGTTTTCAGAATTTTTTGTTAAGAGCCATGACCATGCATGTATTAGAATCATGCCTTTAATATAGTAGTAGTCTCTAGAAATTCATGAcacactctctctttctctgacacTCATGTACACAATCTGATGTCAATCAGTTGGCTGTATGCTTATATCAGTTGGGGGAGTCAAATCTAGTATGTCACAACCTAAATAAGCCAGACATGTCTCTTAGGCCTTAGCGCTGAGCTATATGACCTAATTTTGAGGATTAGCTTATCCAAGATTTTTCTAGCATCTGTTCAAATGTTGGGCCATCGAAAACTCTGATTTGATAATAGGGTGATTATTTTAACACGTTTATGTTGTTACCCTTCTGTTTCCATGTTCCTATTTCATGTATAGGTTGGACCTGCCGGAACAATGAAAAATTCATATCGCTATTAATTTTTTTCTTATGGGTGTTCTATTCTGATCAGAGAATGGTGAAGATATCCAAGTCCTAAGATATAAGCATGGGGAGAAGTATGAAGCGCACTATGATTACTTCACTGACAATGTTAACACTGTTCGGGGTGGTCATCGCTATGCTACTGTTCTTTTGTACTTAACTGATGTAGCAGCAGGAGGGGAAACAGTTTTCCCCTTGGCTGAGGTAAATTTCTTCTATTTTCAGTGGCGTTAGTGTTTAAGAAGATGGTAGACAGTGGTTAAGAATTTCTTTTGCTTTTCTGGCTACATGCGTCTATCATGTCCATTTCCCATTTCCTGTCTTCTCATATTACATAATGATCTGCGTGGATTCTTAAAAGGAGGTCGATGATGCTAAAGATGCAACCTTCTCAGAATGTGCTCAGAAAGGCATTGCAGGTATTGCATTTTATCCAGAGTGTCTCTTGGTATTCCTTATTCTTGTTTTCTTTGTATGCCATCTGACACATTTCTCAATTGACCTGAAACTTCTTCCTCAGTGAAACCACGAAAAGGAGACGCCCTCCTTTTCTTCAACCTTAAGCCAGATGGCACCACCGATTCAGTGAGCCTCCATGGTGGTTGCCCAGTCATAAAGGGCAAGAAATGGTCAGCTACGAAGTGGATCCGTGTGGCCTCGTTCGATAAGGTCCATCACCCACAAGGCAACTGCACCGACGAGAATGAGAGCTGCACGAAATGGGCGGCCCTAGGGGAGTGCATAAAGAACCCAGAGTACATGGTGGGAACCGCAGCATTGCCCGGTTACTGTCGGAGGAGCTGCAATGTGTGCTAGGGTCAGAATGTGAGAGGACAACGGCCTGTTGGAACCATTGATCTTGACACAGAAACAGGTTACACCAAGTTGTTTTGCAAGGGTTTGGCCTGGATTCTGCTGGTTTTTGTTGCTCCTTGCTCCTAATTAGATATTGGTTTTTTTGGTTACCCCTAGCGGTTTTGAGCGGTAACCAGGCAGGAGCTTGGAAGAGTACTCTTTGTTACTGCATACCACTTGTATCCATAATCCATAGTCTGTTCTAGGTCTCCTGTATCtctcataaaagaaatatgcgaTAGGCTATGCTGGATTGAgatgcatttagaacaagccTAGTGTTTTATTTATTGATTTATTAGATTGCTTGGTTCTGCTAGCTCATAATTTGTACCAGAATCTTAAAAGATCTTGATTCGTTGTCATCTGTAGCCTTTCTCGATATGTGGTATAAATTTCTGGTAATCCCACGAAATCACTAGATCTCTCCGATCCTACAAGTTAAGCATTCGTGTGCTTTGTTTATGGTATGCAATTGATATCCCAGCGAACTGATGAGGAACTGTGATATACTGATATGGCTACAGTCAAAGCCATTGACGTCAAGCACAATAGCATGCCACTGAGCTACTTGCCACAAGCAAGAAAGTGGTGGTGAATGCCCAAAAATTTTGGCACAAAATCAAAGATATAATATATGTGTTAGATATATTTACATGTATAGTGCATCACATCGAGCCTCTCTCTCCTTAAAACAGGCTTCTGCCAGTATCATCCCATTTTCTTCTCTTTCGTACCCTAATAAATCTCATGCAACGTCCATCTAGCGATAGCCCGAGCAGTTCAGAGCTCCAATCTGTCACCTCCTCGTTCCATCATTAGTCATGGACAAAAGTGCAGCCACAACCATGCAAGATGTACTGGATGTGGTTGGCATAGCACATAGGACTATAGGAGGAAGCAAGGAGCTAGTTTCTTTTATTGGTTCAAAAGAAATTGTTGAATGGTAGATTTAGTGGTGAATGGTTGCTTCTAATTTTTTTCTCTTGAAAAAATGATTCAGAATTTATTTTATTGTAATGTAGTAGAACATAGAGTATATTGTTTAGAACCTGTTATTGACCACATGGATCTCGTGAAAAAAATAGAATACTCGTGGACGGTAGCACTTTGGAGTTCTCAGGTCGAAGTTTGAACGGACAGGTTCTAATCCCGTTACCGTCAACATGTGCAGGTTCTTATGTACCGTATGATCAACGGAGCCACGGCCGGTCCGTATGCTACGCGTTCGACTTGGGGCACAACAGGTCGTGGAGTGTGGTGACGATGGCATcatcagtttttttttctttattctacttactaaaaagtcatgacgTACTGTTTAATGATTTgttatgaaaaaaaaataatgttcgttcgTTGAAATACTACGCCTCACAACCAGCGAACAGTGTCAGTACCGTCTCCGAAAACCTTCACTCGCATGGCGATCGGTAAAAGGAGGGTCAGAAAGTTACTCCTACTCCACAACTGAAACCTGAACCTGACTCCTGAGCGTGCCTGCCTGCCTGACCCATCTGGCATTCTGGCCATCTCATGAATTCTCCTCTTCCTTTTTCCCCTCTCTTCAGCCCACCCAACCCAACCGAATCCCGGCCACACATGGGCCCATTCGTGTGTCATTAAATTCGGCCGGATCCGTTTTTTTTTATCCagagtgtttttctcttataaatTTCTTCAGATTTATCCAGATCTTTCAGATTCCTTCAAAATTCATCCAAACGAACGGGGCTGAACAAAATCTTTATTGGGCGCTCCTTGCCGTTGCAGTTCTGGCCACAACTGCCTCCCTGGCCTGGTGGTGTTCGCAGCGGAACTGCCGGAAAGGCTCTGCCGCCGAGGCGCCGAGCTCAGTGGCGTCACATGGGATGGCCATGCCCATGCATGGGAGCGCCGCCCATCAAAGCGGCGGTTGGGGAATTCAATTCAGTGGACGACGGGTCATCAACGCAACGGACTGACGTGCTCGTTTCGTTCATCCACTCGCCTCGCTGAATTCATTCAATGCAGGCGAGGCGGCGACACCGCTGCAGTGCGCTGGCCTCACCCCTCACGTCGGCGGCGTTGCTCGATCTGCATTGCATGCGATGATGCGATGCGACCGAGCTATGCGTACGTACGTACCCGATCACATGGGAAAGGCATGAATGGAAGGAACAGTGCGCGTGAACAGTCACTCAACTGGGCGAGGGAATCCAAATCGAGGGAGTTATATGCGGGGCTGGACAAAATACTGGTTGGTTTTAACTTTTTCACGAGTTGAGTTGGAAATCTAGCTCGCTATTTTAACGAACCAGTTCGAGTCAGCTCGTAAATTGCTAACGAGCTGAGACCTATCAGCCCATGATCATAAATCCAGAAGATGGTGATGCTGACATAGAAGTGTATACCAATTCTATCTGTACATAATCCTTATTTTCAGTTGTTTCGTatgaattttgattttataattggTGTGGTACTTAAATATTGATTTTATAGATTGTTTTTCTGACATTGAATCTGTGGACTTTTCTAAGTTTGTAGTGACAAGCAACTAGTTAATATGCTGGAACTGCATGATCATGGATGGACCAGCTATGTTACATGGTTGGtacttttgatgaacctgatatgtattaatcatgtatggttgcataatgTTGGATGTCACCTTCTGAATTTAATGTAGCatgaacattataaacatgtgtgtcATATTTTTTAGTAGCTCACGAGTTAAACAAGCCAACTCCCTCTAACTCGAAATATTTAGCTCATTAATCTAACGAGCCAGCTCAAGCTggaccgagccgagccgagccggctcGATATCCGGCACTAATTATATGTCAACACGTGAATGCATGGGACCAGTAATCTCATCTCGGCTGGCAAGAAACAAGGCTAAAGCCCAGCCCACGGTAATACGTACACGCGAAGATCGAGCGACAGCATAGAATATAGAATAGAACATGATAAAAAGCATATACGCAATGTCTGTCCTGGTTGGCAATGTTGATACGAATGAAGGAATCATCGATCTAGAGCATCCCGCTGAAGGCGGCGGCGGACAGCGGCAGCATGGCGAGGGTGACGAGGTGGCTGCCGGCGGAGGAGCGGCGCCGCGCCGCGGTGCTGGTCGACGACGGCGGCGAGGCCAGCGGCGATGTTCCTGCAGAATAATGCACATGCACGTGTGGGTTCATTAGTAGGATTTAGGAAGCAGGCATGAGATTTGTTCGACTCGTCGTAAACGATtgtagattatttactgctggtcggtgttgtgtgagagaaaaatactgttacagcttataatccacgattatATACgaacaaacgaacatgctgattgGTTTGTGATGGTCATTAAATACGTGACAAGTACATGAGCCTAGCTAATAGCAAACTGTACGGCGCGTCAAACCAGGGCCTCGTCTAGTTGCCCGGAATAGGCGCCGCCGAAATTACGGTAGATTACTGTTACATTTCGTTTATATTcagtaataattgttcaatcgttgactaattaggctcaaaacgttcgtatcgcaaagtacaactaaactgtgcaattagttttttattttgtcaacatttagtactccatgcatataccgcaagtttgatgtgacggagaatcttctttttgcatagtgccaaagtttggattttggtggaaactaaacatggcctagatAGATCGTGCACAAAAGCAATGTACTACTGCTAATTCGATCAATCACactgttcgcttgttgattttAACCAGGCTTATTCAATCAACCAACAACGTTTTCCTcttacaataaaccagcaccagccagcccaaccaaCTCAGAAACAAACCAATGAACACGCCGAATGAGTTTGATAAGAACATTTTCACGGCACGATCGAATCGATCAATAGTTGTAGGAGTACATTTAGCTAGGATGGAGCATTATTCGTGTtcctttcaattcatattttcaTCTCCTGCTAAAATTTCTACGTTCAAACAGCTAGGGTAACAACTAACTATGCCGCGATTTTGGCCAGCGTGCATGCATCGACTCCTACACAGTGTTTTAATAACCAACCACACAAATAAAAATGATGTGCTTACCTGGGAACTGTGGGCCCTCCCCGGAGGGAGAGATGCCTGACATGGGCGAGGGTGACCCTGACATAGGCGCTGCAGCTGGGCCCACGCGGACGTCATACCCCAAGGCTGCAATTTTGCATCAGTAGTAAGGACGTGtttagatgattttttttttgttttggctactgcagcacttttgtttgtatttggcaatcgGTAGTAAGTTTTATCTCGTAATTTCTcagcaattagtttttttttcatctacatttagtactccatacatgtgtcgcaagattcgatgtgatgggtactgtgcgaaaatttttgaaaactaaacaggccctaaccCACGATTAGCGTGCGAGAATCCAATCTACGATAGTGCCGTGCAGAGTGCAGAGAGAGACTGACGAGGTGACTCACGAACTCACCTGTGCAGGTGGAGACGGGCGGGGTGGCGACGCGGCAGATCCCGGGGAGCGCGATCGCGCGGGCGTAGTCGACGGCGATGCCGTAGGAGTCGGCGGCGCCGGAGAGGAGCTCGCAGAGGCAGACCGGGTTGGAGTCGACGAGGCCCGCCAGCTCCGGGCAGCACGGCGTGTCGGGCCGCCGCGCCGTGCTCCCCTTGGTCACGTACGTCAGGCAGTCCGACATGTTGAGCAGCGAGTTCATGCACGCCGAGTCCATCCCGCCCCCCGCGGGCCCCGGCGCCGCCCCTGccgccggcgacggcgacgacaccGGCTGCGCGATCGACGGCGATGGAAGCAGCAGGAGGAGCACTAGcgtcgacgccgccgccaccagcaGCGTCGTCGTCGGTACCACCATGGCTAGCTCTAGCTGTGCGCCCTGCGTGCGTGAGCGAGGTAGCTAGGCTACGCCGGCCGGCTTGGGAGATGTGGCGGCCGGCGAGCACTCGTAAAGCGGCGGTGTGCAGTGcaggggatggatggatggatggatggatcaaTAAATTCGGAGGTGGCCTGTCCGAGCGATAAGCGTGGTTTATATAGACACAAGGCCAAGGCAGCCGTGCGTGTAGCGTAGCGGTACACGCCGCGCGCTCCGTGTGTATGCGTGCCTGGCCGTTCCGATCGATCCGACGGGCACAAGCCCCTGGAGTGGACCGAGCTGCGGCCAGCAAGGCAGCAACAGCCGCCGTGCTCGCCCCGCCCGCCGGACGACGAGAGGTTTGCCTGGCTGTGATTCAACGGCGTTCGCGATGCTAACTTAGGTTGCGCCCAGATCGAGAGCGGAAcgtgtcgggggggggggggggggggggggggggggggggtgccgcGGTGGCCATAAACTCGCTGGTCGTCTAGTCCCCGTTCAGATTTCTCCCCGTCCCGCCGTGGCtgttgcagttgcagttgcagcGTGCTGAATGCTTGAGCTCGTGGCTGGCACTCTGGCAGGTAGGCGCCAGGGTGTGCCGAATGCCATTGCCGGTTTTATCGATCGATGGTGTACTCCACCATCGTGCGTGCGGGACCTCCACCATTAGTGACGGGCGGACGGCAGCAGGAGCACCGTTTAGAACGAACGAACGACTCCGGCAATCGACTGCCCATCATCAATCAATGGAACCGCAGCGATTCCGGCTGCCAAAGTACCCCATCTACTGCTGCGGGGCTGCCTGCTGCTTCCTCTCTTTTCTTTCGATTTCCTTGTTCACGTCTCGGCGGCGGCATGGCGTGGAATGGCGGAATGGCACGGATTGCGTGTGACCCCGCTcacaccgtcgtcgtcgtcgtcgtcatggcCACGGGCGCCCGCGCGCTCGCTGATCTTCCTAACAACAGGCAGGCTAACGTAGTAGCAACATGCATCGTCTCGAGGCCGTCGGGAACCGCCCTTTGGAAGGCACGTACGTACAGCCGTACAGGTCACTCCACTGTATACATCTTTTTTTAGCAAAACTCCACTGTATACATGGCTGTATGCGTGCGCGCTGAATCGGCGAGACGCCCATGCCGCTGCCGCCTAACCGGCCGGCCGGCGACGCGTGTGCCGAAGCCGGAAGGTGCGTGCCACGGTTTATAGGCAGACCGATCGAGAGCGAGAGCTGGCAGAAAGCCGCATGCTCCAGCTTCCTCTTGCGCTTTGTGCTATCTGCCGGAATTCGCTGCTCACACGAGAAAGGTGCACTCATTACTCTTTACTCAGAAAGTTCCGACCATGCTCGCCTCTAAGCCTCTGATGTTGGACGGTTGAGGAAGCAATGGGGACATTTATTCACGTCACGTCGCCTGAAACCCTGATGTCTCCATACCTGAGAGGAAGCGTGAAGACCGCCGTAGGTCCGTACTCCGTAGCATCGATCGTGTTTGGTTCACGTTTTTTGCCCCGTTATTATCGGTTTACAGCAGAACTGGATTACATTACTTCCCGTTAGGTTTGGTTGTCATGTAATCCGTTGACGCGGTATGGGATACAAGCCTTCCGAAGCATGATACCGTCCTCTCTTTCCGCAAAAGGTAAC
This genomic interval carries:
- the LOC136513760 gene encoding non-specific lipid transfer protein GPI-anchored 2-like isoform X1; translated protein: MVVPTTTLLVAAASTLVLLLLLPSPSIAQPVSSPSPAAGAAPGPAGGGMDSACMNSLLNMSDCLTYVTKGSTARRPDTPCCPELAGLVDSNPVCLCELLSGAADSYGIAVDYARAIALPGICRVATPPVSTCTALGYDVRVGPAAAPMSGSPSPMSGISPSGEGPQFPGTSPLASPPSSTSTAARRRSSAGSHLVTLAMLPLSAAAFSGML
- the LOC136509846 gene encoding probable prolyl 4-hydroxylase 4 isoform X1 translates to MKSSPWAGARPAAVVQLLLFLAHLVVRGGAAEGGGKGSSVYPAAGVYPHHSRQISWKPRVFLYQHFLSDDEANHLISLARAELKRSAVADNMSGKSTLSDVRTSSGTFLRKGQDPIVEGIENKIAAWTFLPKENGEDIQVLRYKHGEKYEAHYDYFTDNVNTVRGGHRYATVLLYLTDVAAGGETVFPLAEEVDDAKDATFSECAQKGIAVKPRKGDALLFFNLKPDGTTDSVSLHGGCPVIKGKKWSATKWIRVASFDKVHHPQGNCTDENESCTKWAALGECIKNPEYMVGTAALPGYCRRSCNVC
- the LOC136509846 gene encoding probable prolyl 4-hydroxylase 4 isoform X2, with protein sequence MGGGPPCCRRAAPPLPRPPRRPRRRCRGRREGQLGVPGGRRLPASLPPDLLETQARAELKRSAVADNMSGKSTLSDVRTSSGTFLRKGQDPIVEGIENKIAAWTFLPKENGEDIQVLRYKHGEKYEAHYDYFTDNVNTVRGGHRYATVLLYLTDVAAGGETVFPLAEEVDDAKDATFSECAQKGIAVKPRKGDALLFFNLKPDGTTDSVSLHGGCPVIKGKKWSATKWIRVASFDKVHHPQGNCTDENESCTKWAALGECIKNPEYMVGTAALPGYCRRSCNVC
- the LOC136513760 gene encoding non-specific lipid transfer protein GPI-anchored 2-like isoform X2; the protein is MVVPTTTLLVAAASTLVLLLLLPSPSIAQPVSSPSPAAGAAPGPAGGGMDSACMNSLLNMSDCLTYVTKGSTARRPDTPCCPELAGLVDSNPVCLCELLSGAADSYGIAVDYARAIALPGICRVATPPVSTCTGTSPLASPPSSTSTAARRRSSAGSHLVTLAMLPLSAAAFSGML